TGTGAAGTAACAGGTTTGGCAAGTTTTAACGAACTCTATCTGGAACAGTGGGAGTTGTATCACAGTTGAAATTCTGTAGCATGTTCATGGTTTGGTTCCGTGTGTTGGGCAGCATCTGTTGTTGTGATCTGTcttttgctgtagaggaagtacaagtttaccaggccagagagagagagagatcaggaatgaagacagaaacggGTGTGCCGCCACAAAGGAGacacatggttacccagccttaCGGAAACGCAGGAGAAGGAGATAGAGGGTGGGAGACAACATGATGGAGATAGTGGCAAAATGATGGGCGTATTCAATAGGGAGGGGATCAGAATGTAAATGGGGAtagttgagtaaaggaagagggagatatagatggtggcaagggTTAGGCCATACTCTTGAGGTTCAAACGTCATAATATAAGGGACAGGATACTgcaaaggcaacgagctggcagaaacgttaggcgctatgtactgagttcaaattctgccgaggtcgactttgccttacatcatttcggggtcgtttaaataagtaccagttacacactggggtcgatgtaattgacttaatccgtttgtttgtccgctctgtgtttagccccttgtgggtagtaaagaaataggtatttcgtctgccgctacgttctgagttcaaattccgccgaggttgactttgcctttcatcctttcggggtcgataaattaagtacaagttacgcactggggtcgatgtaatcgacttaatccctttgactgtccttgtttgtcctctctgtgtttagcttcttgtgggtagtaaaggaatagggtACTGCAAAGGAAGCATGATTAGAGTGTAGGGGGTGTTGAGTGATGACAACCTGGGTATTATATAGAGTCAGGgggctactggatagcaatgattCAGAGGAACAGCACCATGAGGGAAGGATTGGGGGAGTGAGAGGTAGGCATAGTGTATGGAAGGAATGTGaagaagagatgtagattggtttgttgggggcaGGGTGTgcaaaaagttttcttgttacatgtgggtggaagaCATAGGTTGAGGGCAAGCCAATAGCAATAATACAGTAAGACAGGGAATGGGGGTGGAACATACAGGTCAGGACTAGCGGAGAGCAATGCTACAGTGAGACAGGGCAGGACTGTATTTAAaatatccgatcgtggccgtctgccagcctcgtctggcacctgtgcaggtggcacgtaaaaggcacccactacactcatggagtggttggcattaggaagggcatccagctgtagaaacactgccagatcagacaacctggtgcagcctacaggcttcccagaccccagttgaaccgtccaacccatgctagcatggaaaacggacgttagatgatgatgatgaaatattttcaatggcAGTCAATAATGGCCCCTTATGGTCCTTGTGAGAAGTAAGAAGTGTTGGTACATCTACTGTCCactctttagaatttaaaccagccatatctggcccaaatattctgcctattTTATGATCAAACTAGTCAGAGTCggcttcttacacctaccctacaatgtcattgtgaaaatacacaatcatatcatcaaaatttgaaagctgtGGGTTAATGCAggacaaattgaaaataatgtgaataaataacccTCACATTCGACAGAATAATCTGCATGGTAAAGGGTTCAGTCACCCCTTACAGATTATGATTTAGCACAAATATCAGTGGGATTGCTTCTTCCCctgatgaacacgtttgtgagaagttaagttGCCACGTTGAGTGAATGaccttccacagatatcacaagaatatggcttctctcctgtatgaatgcgtttatgtgCAGTCAAGCTACCTTtctgaaagaatgatttaccacaaatgtcacagtgaaatggcttctctcctgtatgaatacgtttgtgagattttaaaacactttggaaagagaatgatttaccacagatatcacaagaatatggtctctcccctgtatgaatacgtttatgtgcagTCAAGCTACCTTtctgaaagaatgatttaccacaaatgtcgcagcgaaatggcttctctcttgtatgaacacgtttgtgagattttaaaacactttggacattgaatgatttaccacagacattacagtgatatggcttctctcccctATGGAAACGTTTGTGAGAAACTAAGttgccactttgagagaatgatttaccacaaatgtcacaagaatatggtgtttctcctgtatgaatacgtctgtgtttagttaagctactACCGGCTGAGAAATATTTGCCACAGATGTTGCActtatatggcttctctcctgtatggaaacGTTTGTGAACAGTTAAGTTCCcactgtgagagaatgatttaccacagacatgacagtgatagggcttctctcctgtatgaatacgtttgtgagcagttaaatacccactttgagagaatgatttaccacagatttcacagtgaaatggtgtctctcctgtatgaacacgtttatgaATAGTTAACTTACTACTAGtagagaaagatttgccacaaatatcacagtgaaatggcttctctcctgtatgaatacgtttgtgagcagCGAAGTTCCCACTTTGagtgaatgacttaccacagatatcacaagaatatggtgtctctcctgtatggatacgtttatgAATAGTTAGCTTCCAATtggcagagaaagatttgccacaaataccacagtga
The DNA window shown above is from Octopus sinensis linkage group LG30, ASM634580v1, whole genome shotgun sequence and carries:
- the LOC115226784 gene encoding zinc finger protein 665-like, which encodes MENSEKLKDLTFPEEKGKQKLSHDSDVCKKSFSEKVNLNKHKRIHTVEKPFHCDICGKSFSQKAHLNMHKHIHTGETPYSCDICGKSFSVQSVLKSHKHVHTGEKPFHCDICGKSFFQKGSLTTHKRIHTGEKPYHCDVCGTSFSHQSILKSHIRLHTGEKPYSCNICGYSFSQRSALTSHKRIHTGEIACSCDIGGKSFSRNSALTPHKRIHTGEKPFHCGICGKSFSANWKLTIHKRIHTGETPYSCDICGKSFTQSGNFAAHKRIHTGEKPFHCDICGKSFSTSSKLTIHKRVHTGETPFHCEICGKSFSQSGYLTAHKRIHTGEKPYHCHVCGKSFSHSGNLTVHKRFHTGEKPYKCNICGKYFSAGSSLTKHRRIHTGETPYSCDICGKSFSQSGNLVSHKRFHRGEKPYHCNVCGKSFNVQSVLKSHKRIHTGEKPFHCDICGKSFFQKGSLTAHKRIHTGEKPYSCDICGRSFTQRGNLTSHKRVHQGKKQSH